ATTCCTTttccaacccaaaaaaagagtGAGTTCTTTTCCTGACCATCAAAAGTGGTCGTCGTCCAGCTTTATCAGTCAAGATTACAGTAATTGCAAATGCTGGAATCTACAAAACATGTCAAACTATTTGTAAAAGCAACCTGGGGAATTCATATTTCACGATAATATTTCATAGTCGAGTATCTAGGAAATTCTTGCAAAGACAGAAAAACAGCTGACCACGACGATAGCCACGCTCCTGGTGCCAATGCTACTTGAAAAATCTGTCATGGACAAAAGTTTGTTGTGGTTATCTCTTCACACTTCCTGAAGTAGTAGAGAAGCCTTTACCAGCTGATTCAAAAATGGAGCTTGCATAGTACGAGAAAGCACCGGCTCCACCAAACTGTTGAAGCATCATCAGTCCAAGTCCAATCTAAGCTTTGAAAAGATTGGAAAATGTAAGTCCTCACTAGACAGCATTGCATATAGATGTGTGAATAAATTTTTGTATGTAGTTGAAGGAGAGCTCACTGTGAGTGAACGAGCATATCTTTTTTGAAACACATCTAGAAATCTTGAGTGAGATTGCCTTTCAAAAGTTTCTGTGTAGACCTGTGAGATTCATAGAAGTTGAGAATATGAGGCGCCAGAACTCATCTTTCCCTGAGGGAAAATATCAGCTGTTCCCTAGAGGACTGAAGGGATTGAGAATTTACCAAGATGTCAGCTGCTTCCTGGGAAATATCAGCGCTTTTGCCTCTGAGTCTCTGTAAGGCAGCTTCAAACTCCTGTTCTCGACCCACTTTTACCTGTAAATTCATTCACATAATACGTAGCTCTTGAAAGCATTGCGGTACaactttaaatttgatttcctCACGTATCAGATTGCCACTTGTACAAAACTAGCGCAAAACCCTGAAGGAACTCACCAACCATCTAGGAGACTCTGGTATGAAGTATAAACTGAAAATTTGTATCACACAAGGAATTCCACCTGAAAAACGAAATACAAAAGGcgacctttttcttttattttctcaattttttttatcgggAACAATTGTTAATAGAGAATCTCAGACACTACCGATCAGAGCCAAGGTGCGCCAGGAAACAATAGTTCCAACAAAGTATGCCAATGAAAAGCCACAGGCGCTCACGCACTGCATCTCAAGAAAAATAGGCTAAAAGGTGATGTATTGGCAGTATAAAGCAAGAAAATAATGGTCCGAGTTTATTCTTACTTGACTGAATGAAGTAAATGCTCCCCGAACATTTTTAGGTGTTATTTCCGCAATGTATACAGGTACCTGATTGGCAAAAGAGAGGTGATGATCATCTAGGTTCACATAAGTGTACCAGGAAGTCCAAAGTGTGCATTACCACATAGCTTGTGACCCCAACGCCAAATCCTACTAATGCTCTTCCAGCATCCAGCCACCAAACATTCTGCAAGGCGACATGTAGCGTACAATTAAGTGATGGTGAAAAATGTCGCAGCCGGTCAAATTCTGATGGAACTTCTCCGACCCTGGCGAGTGCTGCCTGCATTCTGCCTACCAGATCGCGATGAATTTAGACCCAAGAGACGGCAATGAGAGAACTGTATTTGGGCGCTGAAATCTGATGTAACCCCAAagcatcaaattttttatttggttggtTCTTCATAACAGTATTGCCACAAGGCATCTGCTTGCTCAGAAAGGCAGGAATGTGCAAGATGTGTGTCCCTTATGTGTTACTCAAGGTGGAGACAATATTTTATTTGCTAAGAGATTGTCCTTTCACTCAGAaattatgggatgaaattggAATGACCTCTTTCTATGGTTGGGAACTACAATAAGTTCTTAAGAGATTGGATTACAGATATAAGaactaaaatttggtacaatAGGCCTAGTATCTCTTAGAGTACTGTTTTCTTAATTGTATTCTGAAGTCTTTGGATATATGGGAATGCTGTTGCTTTCAATCATAATTCTAAACTAACTCACTTGGCCTATTTTGTTTAGTTAAAGCGGGGCACATCTGCTGCAGAAAAGGCGAATCCCTCATGATACACTAGATCCAATATTGATAGAGTGAATAAATCTTTCATTTCTTGAAAGTTCTCGTGATTTAAAATGGTGGTGTAATGTGTATCCCCACTTGCTCCAgtcataaaacaaatgaaacaaatgaaaagttcatatttttgttcatgaatGAAATCTTATGGGAACTGTCCATATTCAGTTCATCTTTCAGAACCATATCACATCCAGGATTTGATGAAATAAGATAAACTGAGACAGTATTTTGTAAATATATAATTATCTTAAATATGTTAACAATTTCTGTATTTTCCAATTGCCTAGAAGGGACAAAAGAAacatcttgtttttcctttaacAATATCTGATCTCTAACGGGCCTCTCGGTGGAATTTGAATGCAAATGAAGTTCTGACCATcttttagagaaaaaaagaaagaatgggtCTTCTCGGATTCCCAAGAAATTCTATGATTTCTTCTGGAAGCATATgattcttcatctccttctcagTTCCATGAAAGAAGTCCGGACCAGGATCGAAATGGGAAATTCCACGAGCTGACTGGTTCAAATTGAATTCTGATGGAGCGGTGGAGTGTACAGGAGTTGCTGAAATTGGTGGCATAACAAGGGATGATGAATGGAAATCGGTGAAGGGCTGTACTTGTTGCTTAGGAATAGATGTGACATGTCTAGAGATTGAATCTGAAGCCAGTAACGCGAAACATGCTTCGCAAAATACTAGTGTTGACATCCCTAACTTGAAGTCAATTTTGAATGAATGCGGGCACGTTTTAGCTGAATATGCAGCTGGTGAGAATTAAGCACGCATTCAGAGAAGCAAATCGTTGTGCGGACATGCTAGCATAGATGGGATGGACGGCATCCTACAGTACATTTACCTTCAACTGTATTCCTTCTGAATTAGAAACTCAAGTTGTATTGGATAAGCACAGAGCTTTATCCTTGGTGACTCAGACTGGGCGTTGGCCTTGATCTGCACTTTCTTATTTGGAGTATTTATGCAagtatgttttaaaaaaattgcaccCGCGAAAGGGGCATCaagaaacttcaaatttttcctATCACTAACCAAATAGACATACTTCTATAACATACGAGAACACAATCATGTAACTGAACAACAGACACAGAAATCATTCTCTTCCCTGACCACACCGAACTCGGGAAGTTACCAGTAAATTCTCTTTAAGGCATTTCCTATTCCATTTGCTATAAGTGAAATACAATACACGTGTTTGGACACCTATGAGGAGGATTTGGAGAGGCAAGATAAAGCGAGGAACCTTGGTGAGTGCTATAGAAAGCCATCCAGCTGCGCAAAGTACTTGAGAAAGCCACATTGTCTGCATCACAAGATacaacaataataattttcttgCTCCAGTgcaattgtgatattttagaaaGTTAATAGCTCACGGAATACTTACACGCTTTCGACCAATCACATCTGTCATGGTTCCATTTAGCAACGCTGCGACTAGTCCTCCAATTGTCAGCATCGAACCAAAAAGTGAATACTGCAGCATGAGGAAGATAGGGAAAAGATTTGTACAGAGAACCTGAACTGACACCGACTGCACTTATCCCTCAACGGTCCT
The nucleotide sequence above comes from Eucalyptus grandis isolate ANBG69807.140 chromosome 2, ASM1654582v1, whole genome shotgun sequence. Encoded proteins:
- the LOC120286261 gene encoding sugar transporter ERD6-like 10 isoform X3; this encodes MVRESQEEDGLSTGSLLLKEVSNCGSHSDSVSSSDSSVTVLLVFSTLVAVCGSFVTGCAVGYSSPAMSGIMEDLGLSVAAYSLFGSMLTIGGLVAALLNGTMTDVIGRKRTMWLSQVLCAAGWLSIALTKNVWWLDAGRALVGFGVGVTSYVVPVYIAEITPKNVRGAFTSFSQCVSACGFSLAYFVGTIVSWRTLALIGGIPCVIQIFSLYFIPESPRWLVKVGREQEFEAALQRLRGKSADISQEAADILVYTETFERQSHSRFLDVFQKRYARSLTIGLGLMMLQQFGGAGAFSYYASSIFESADFSSSIGTRSVAIVVIPAFAITVILTDKAGRRPLLMVSTAGMCLSCLIVGLSFYMQDLHICKDATPILVFLAVLAYFVFLSVGMSGLPWVLMSEIFPVNVRGRAGSIVSFAHWSCSWIMSYTFNFMFEWSAAGTFFIFTGICGLAILFTAKLVPETKGQTLEEVQASLVHVSAVS
- the LOC120286261 gene encoding sugar transporter ERD6-like 10 isoform X1, coding for MVRESQEEDGLSTGSLLLKEVSNCGSHSDSVSSSDSSVTVLLVFSTLVAVCGSFVTGCAVGYSSPAMSGIMEDLGLSVAAYSLFGSMLTIGGLVAALLNGTMTDVIGRKRTMWLSQVLCAAGWLSIALTKNVWWLDAGRALVGFGVGVTSYVVPVYIAEITPKNVRGAFTSFSQPIFLEMQCVSACGFSLAYFVGTIVSWRTLALIGGIPCVIQIFSLYFIPESPRWLVKVGREQEFEAALQRLRGKSADISQEAADILVYTETFERQSHSRFLDVFQKRYARSLTIGLGLMMLQQFGGAGAFSYYASSIFESADFSSSIGTRSVAIVVIPAFAITVILTDKAGRRPLLMVSTAGMCLSCLIVGLSFYMQDLHICKDATPILVFLAVLAYFVFLSVGMSGLPWVLMSEIFPVNVRGRAGSIVSFAHWSCSWIMSYTFNFMFEWSAAGTFFIFTGICGLAILFTAKLVPETKGQTLEEVQASLVHVSAVS
- the LOC120286261 gene encoding sugar transporter ERD6-like 10 isoform X2, giving the protein MVRDSLEEDGLSTGSALLKEVSNCGSHGDSMSSSDSSVTALLGFSTLVAVCGSFVTGCAVGYSSPAMSGIMEDLGLSVAAYSLFGSMLTIGGLVAALLNGTMTDVIGRKRTMWLSQVLCAAGWLSIALTKNVWWLDAGRALVGFGVGVTSYVVPVYIAEITPKNVRGAFTSFSQPIFLEMQCVSACGFSLAYFVGTIVSWRTLALIGGIPCVIQIFSLYFIPESPRWLVKVGREQEFEAALQRLRGKSADISQEAADILVYTETFERQSHSRFLDVFQKRYARSLTIGLGLMMLQQFGGAGAFSYYASSIFESADFSSSIGTRSVAIVVIPAFAITVILTDKAGRRPLLMVSTAGMCLSCLIVGLSFYMQDLHICKDATPILVFLAVLAYFVFLSVGMSGLPWVLMSEIFPVNVRGRAGSIVSFAHWSCSWIMSYTFNFMFEWSAAGTFFIFTGICGLAILFTAKLVPETKGQTLEEVQASLVHVSAVS
- the LOC120286261 gene encoding sugar transporter ERD6-like 10 isoform X4, whose amino-acid sequence is MVRDSLEEDGLSTGSALLKEVSNCGSHGDSMSSSDSSVTALLGFSTLVAVCGSFVTGCAVGYSSPAMSGIMEDLGLSVAAYSLFGSMLTIGGLVAALLNGTMTDVIGRKRTMWLSQVLCAAGWLSIALTKNVWWLDAGRALVGFGVGVTSYVVPVYIAEITPKNVRGAFTSFSQCVSACGFSLAYFVGTIVSWRTLALIGGIPCVIQIFSLYFIPESPRWLVKVGREQEFEAALQRLRGKSADISQEAADILVYTETFERQSHSRFLDVFQKRYARSLTIGLGLMMLQQFGGAGAFSYYASSIFESADFSSSIGTRSVAIVVIPAFAITVILTDKAGRRPLLMVSTAGMCLSCLIVGLSFYMQDLHICKDATPILVFLAVLAYFVFLSVGMSGLPWVLMSEIFPVNVRGRAGSIVSFAHWSCSWIMSYTFNFMFEWSAAGTFFIFTGICGLAILFTAKLVPETKGQTLEEVQASLVHVSAVS
- the LOC120286261 gene encoding sugar transporter ERD6-like 10 isoform X5; protein product: MSGIMEDLGLSVAAYSLFGSMLTIGGLVAALLNGTMTDVIGRKRTMWLSQVLCAAGWLSIALTKNVWWLDAGRALVGFGVGVTSYVVPVYIAEITPKNVRGAFTSFSQPIFLEMQCVSACGFSLAYFVGTIVSWRTLALIGGIPCVIQIFSLYFIPESPRWLVKVGREQEFEAALQRLRGKSADISQEAADILVYTETFERQSHSRFLDVFQKRYARSLTIGLGLMMLQQFGGAGAFSYYASSIFESADFSSSIGTRSVAIVVIPAFAITVILTDKAGRRPLLMVSTAGMCLSCLIVGLSFYMQDLHICKDATPILVFLAVLAYFVFLSVGMSGLPWVLMSEIFPVNVRGRAGSIVSFAHWSCSWIMSYTFNFMFEWSAAGTFFIFTGICGLAILFTAKLVPETKGQTLEEVQASLVHVSAVS